Below is a genomic region from Catenuloplanes atrovinosus.
GAGGTGTACGTCGACCCGGTCCGGCTGCGGCAGATCGTCGGCAACCTGGTCTCCAACGCGATGCGGCACACCCCGGCCGGCGGCACGGTCACGGTCCGCCTGGAGACGCGCCCGGGCCGCCTCGTCATCGCCGTGGCCGACACCGGCCCCGGCATCTCCCCCACCGACCTACCCCGGGTCTTCGACCGCTTCTGGCGCGCCGACGGCTCCCGCTCCCGCACCACCGGCGGCACCGGCCTCGGCCTGCCCATCGCCCGCCAGCTCGCCCGCGCGCACGGCGGCGACATCACCGCCACCAGCACCCCCGGCCACGGCGCCACGTTCACGGTCATCCTGCCTGACCGCTGACCGGTTCCTCTCTCCTGCTCCCGCGGGCACTGCGCCGATCCGGCACACCCTTCATATTCCCGCTCCCGGCGTGGTCGCGGTCCGCATGCTCCGGCGCGGCGGCTCCGCCGCCGCTCCGACGCCGCAGGGGCCGGTTCCGCGCGTGCCGTCAGTTGTTCGGCGCCACCGAGCTGATGTCGGCCAGCGCGGAGTCCCCGTCACGGGCCACGGCAAGGTCACCCAGCGTGACCATGCCGACGATCTGCTCGCCGTCCATCACCGGCAGCCGCCGCACCGAGTGGGTGCGCATCAGCTCGACCGCGGTCTCCGCGTCGTCGTCGGCGGAGGTGGCGACCACGTCGTGGCCGGCCAGTTCGCCGGTGGGCAGCGTGCGCGGGTCGAGATCCTCCGCGACCGCGCGGACCGCGATGTCCCGGTCGGTCACCACGCCGCGAAGCTCCGAGCCGTCCACCACGATCACCGCGCCGACGTCGCCGTCCCGCATCCGCTTGGCGGCCGTGCTCAGCGGCTCGTCCGCGCGCACGGTGATCGGGTCGGCCGTCATCACGTCACGTACTTTCTGGACCATCCTCACCACCTCCGGCCTGGGTATACCCGGCGATCGCGGCCTCAACCAGACATGAGAAGGCCCTTTCCGGGGTACGGAGACGCCGGTTCGAGGAGGCGCGCATGCGCGGAAGACTGGCGGCGCTGGCCGGCGTACTGCTGATCGTCACCGGCTGCGACTGGCCGCGGGACGCCGACGGCACGCTGGACCGGGTGCGCGGCGGCGTGCTGCGGGCCGGCGTCACGGAGAGCCCGCCGTGGACCGAGATCCCGGACGGCGGCGAGCCCACCGGCGCCGAGGCCGAACTGGTCCGCCGGCTCGCCACCGCGCTCGGCGCGCGCGTCGAGTGGTATCCGGGCACGGAGTCGGCCCTGATGCCGGCGCTGAAGCAACGGTCACTCGACGTGGTCGTCGGCGGCCTGGACGCGACCGCGCCGTGGACCCAGGACGCCTCGCTGACCCGGCCGTACCTCACCGCGCGCACGGTCGTCGCGGCCCGGCCCGGCATCGCCGTACCCGATGATCTCGATGGTGTCCGGGTCGCGGTCCGCGGCGGCACCGGCGACGTCGCGACGCTGGCCGCCACGGACGCGGACGTGGTCGAGGTCGCCGAGATCACCGGCGCCGAGGGCATCCCCGGCGTGGTCGAGGACTGGGAGCTGGCGCCGCTGGGACTGGTCGGGTCCACACACGAGCTGGGCACCACCGATCACGTCTGGGCGGTGCCACCCGGGGAGAACGGATGGCAGGCCGAGGTCGAGACGTTCCTGCTGAACCTGTCGCACGACGAGATCGTCGGCCTGCTGACATGAGGGTCTACGACCGATTCGAGCTGCCGGAGGACATGGCCGCGCTGCACCGCCGCGCGATCCGGCTGGAGTGGTGGACGATCGCGTTCTTCGTGTGCGCGATCGCGCTGCTCGCCGTCACGCTGGGGCAGTCACAGGCGATGAAGGC
It encodes:
- a CDS encoding substrate-binding periplasmic protein, producing the protein MRGRLAALAGVLLIVTGCDWPRDADGTLDRVRGGVLRAGVTESPPWTEIPDGGEPTGAEAELVRRLATALGARVEWYPGTESALMPALKQRSLDVVVGGLDATAPWTQDASLTRPYLTARTVVAARPGIAVPDDLDGVRVAVRGGTGDVATLAATDADVVEVAEITGAEGIPGVVEDWELAPLGLVGSTHELGTTDHVWAVPPGENGWQAEVETFLLNLSHDEIVGLLT
- a CDS encoding CBS domain-containing protein; the protein is MVQKVRDVMTADPITVRADEPLSTAAKRMRDGDVGAVIVVDGSELRGVVTDRDIAVRAVAEDLDPRTLPTGELAGHDVVATSADDDAETAVELMRTHSVRRLPVMDGEQIVGMVTLGDLAVARDGDSALADISSVAPNN